A single Inediibacterium massiliense DNA region contains:
- the uvrA gene encoding excinuclease ABC subunit UvrA, producing the protein MGQNSIFVKGAREHNLKNIDIEIPRDQFVVMTGLSGSGKSSLAFDTIYAEGQRRYVESLSAYARQFLGQMEKPDVDLIEGLSPAISIDQKTTNKNPRSTVGTVTEVYDYLRLLFARVGTPHCPICGIEIEQQTIDQIVDQIMTLSERTKIQILAPIVRGRKGEHVKVLEKIRKEGYVRVRVDGEIKELQEEITLEKNKKHTIEVVIDRIIVKDGIENRLADSIETTLQLSDGLVVVNIIDGEDLTFSTKFSCPEHGIGIEELEPRMFSFNSPYGACSHCNGIGYLQKVDKDLVIPNPSLSIKEGGIAPMANASEGTYYFEMIESLAKEHDVDLGVSIKDLPKKFLEEVLYGTQKILTFTYESKFGGQKTYKAPFEGVINNLTRRYKETNSDYMREKIEEYMSFISCDDCHGARLKPEVLSVKIEGKNISQVTEFSIREALDFFRNIHLSEKKKIIASQILKEINERLGFLVDVGLDYLTLSRAAATLSGGESQRIRLATQIGSRLVGVLYILDEPSIGLHQKDNDKLIKTLRSLSDIGNTLIVVEHDEDTMYAADYIIDIGPGAGEHGGNIIAAGTIEDIKNCDASITGQYLSGKKKIEIPKERRKPNGKWLKVIGAQENNLKNIDVAFPLGVFTCVTGVSGSGKSTLVNEIFYKKLAMDLHRAKSRPGKHKEIKGIENIDKVIDIDQSPIGRTPRSNPATYTGVFDFIRDLFSKVPEAKMRGYQKGRFSFNVKGGRCEACKGDGIIKIEMHFLPDVYVPCDVCKGKRYNRETLEVKYKGKTISDVLDMTVEEALTFFENVPSIKRKLETLYEVGLGYIKLGQPSTQLSGGEAQRVKLATELSKRSTGKTLYILDEPTTGLHVADIHKLIGVLNKLVDTGNTVLVIEHNLDVIKACDYIIDLGPDGGDRGGQIVGVGTPEEIVEISNSHTGVYLKKIFEKEKLL; encoded by the coding sequence ATGGGACAAAATAGTATATTTGTAAAAGGTGCTAGAGAGCATAATTTAAAAAATATAGATATAGAAATTCCAAGAGATCAATTTGTTGTCATGACTGGACTTAGTGGTTCTGGAAAATCTTCTTTAGCTTTTGATACCATTTATGCAGAAGGACAAAGAAGATATGTAGAGAGTTTATCTGCTTATGCGAGACAATTTTTAGGACAAATGGAAAAGCCTGATGTAGATTTGATAGAAGGGTTATCTCCTGCTATTTCTATAGATCAAAAGACTACCAATAAAAATCCAAGATCTACTGTAGGAACTGTAACGGAGGTTTATGATTATTTAAGACTTTTATTTGCAAGGGTAGGTACTCCTCATTGTCCTATTTGTGGAATAGAAATAGAACAACAAACTATAGATCAAATTGTAGATCAAATTATGACATTATCTGAAAGAACAAAGATTCAAATTTTAGCACCTATTGTAAGGGGAAGAAAAGGAGAGCATGTAAAGGTTTTAGAAAAAATAAGAAAAGAAGGATATGTACGTGTACGGGTAGATGGTGAAATCAAAGAGTTGCAAGAAGAAATCACACTTGAAAAAAATAAAAAGCATACCATTGAGGTTGTGATTGATCGAATTATTGTAAAAGATGGAATAGAAAATAGACTTGCAGATTCTATTGAGACAACTCTTCAACTATCAGATGGTTTGGTAGTAGTAAATATTATAGATGGAGAAGATTTAACCTTTAGTACCAAATTTTCTTGTCCTGAGCATGGAATAGGAATTGAAGAATTAGAACCAAGAATGTTTTCTTTTAACAGTCCTTATGGAGCATGTTCTCATTGTAATGGAATAGGGTATCTGCAAAAGGTGGATAAAGATTTAGTGATTCCAAATCCATCTTTAAGCATCAAAGAAGGTGGAATTGCACCTATGGCAAATGCTAGTGAAGGAACGTATTATTTTGAAATGATTGAATCACTTGCCAAAGAGCATGATGTAGATTTAGGGGTTTCTATAAAAGATCTTCCTAAAAAATTTCTAGAAGAAGTATTATATGGTACACAAAAAATTCTTACCTTTACCTATGAAAGTAAATTCGGAGGGCAAAAAACTTATAAAGCTCCTTTTGAAGGGGTGATCAATAATCTAACGAGAAGATATAAAGAGACAAATTCAGATTATATGAGAGAAAAGATAGAAGAATATATGAGTTTTATTTCTTGTGATGATTGCCATGGAGCAAGACTTAAACCAGAGGTTTTATCTGTAAAAATAGAAGGAAAAAATATTTCACAGGTAACAGAGTTTTCAATTAGAGAAGCTTTGGATTTTTTTAGAAATATTCATCTTTCAGAAAAGAAAAAAATCATTGCCAGCCAAATTTTAAAAGAAATTAATGAACGACTAGGATTTTTAGTAGATGTAGGATTAGATTATTTAACTTTATCAAGGGCTGCCGCTACTTTATCAGGAGGAGAGTCTCAAAGGATTCGTTTAGCAACTCAAATTGGTTCAAGATTAGTAGGAGTACTTTATATATTAGATGAACCAAGTATAGGACTTCATCAAAAAGATAATGACAAGCTTATTAAAACATTAAGAAGTTTATCTGATATAGGAAATACCCTTATTGTAGTAGAACATGATGAAGACACTATGTATGCGGCAGATTATATTATAGATATAGGACCAGGAGCAGGAGAACATGGAGGAAACATTATAGCAGCTGGTACTATAGAGGATATTAAAAATTGCGATGCGTCTATTACAGGTCAATATTTATCAGGAAAGAAGAAAATAGAGATTCCAAAAGAGAGAAGAAAGCCAAATGGAAAGTGGTTAAAAGTTATAGGAGCACAAGAAAATAATTTAAAAAATATAGATGTAGCTTTTCCACTTGGGGTTTTTACTTGTGTAACAGGTGTATCTGGATCTGGAAAAAGTACTTTAGTCAATGAGATTTTTTATAAAAAGCTCGCTATGGATCTTCATAGAGCAAAGAGTAGACCAGGAAAGCATAAGGAAATAAAAGGTATTGAAAATATAGATAAAGTAATAGATATTGATCAATCTCCTATCGGAAGAACTCCAAGATCTAATCCTGCTACTTATACAGGGGTATTTGATTTTATCAGAGATTTGTTTTCAAAGGTTCCAGAAGCTAAAATGAGAGGATATCAAAAAGGAAGATTTAGTTTTAATGTAAAGGGTGGAAGATGTGAGGCATGTAAGGGAGATGGAATTATAAAAATTGAGATGCATTTTCTTCCTGATGTTTATGTACCTTGTGATGTATGTAAAGGAAAAAGATACAATAGAGAGACATTAGAGGTAAAATACAAAGGAAAAACCATATCAGATGTATTGGATATGACAGTAGAAGAAGCATTGACTTTTTTTGAAAATGTGCCATCTATTAAAAGAAAATTAGAGACTTTGTATGAAGTAGGTCTTGGATATATAAAGCTAGGACAACCTTCTACTCAATTATCAGGCGGAGAAGCTCAAAGGGTAAAGCTTGCAACAGAGCTTAGTAAAAGAAGTACAGGTAAAACATTATATATACTAGATGAACCTACAACAGGACTTCATGTAGCAGATATTCATAAACTTATAGGCGTTTTAAATAAACTTGTGGATACAGGAAATACAGTATTAGTTATTGAACATAATTTAGATGTGATAAAAGCTTGTGATTATATAATTGATTTAGGACCAGATGGAGGAGATCGAGGAGGTCAAATTGTAGGGGTTGGAACTCCAGAAGAAATTGTAGAAATTTCTAATTCTCATACAGGTGTTTATCTAAAGAAGATTTTCGAAAAAGAAAAACTTTTATAA
- a CDS encoding S-layer homology domain-containing protein, translating into MKRYRWILFVSICISMGSALFGFANSNEVLKGHWAEKLIKQDFIKAHCQYLYDQNHFILKPDEEIYEEKFICSLYSILNKEYPKSYTDAIEYFVSKKIIQKDQVHIHKALDRKTAIRWMVDVYRQEKEIKDTTNIQNPFIDLNVLETQYKESILEAYHYGWVSGYADYTFRPNEKMTQIQAILLLERLEGELKVIDHKIPFHIIDKQSTNNYMKNDMIIDEGKEKVNITIVQSFPTPGYDIDVDKIEKNKNGIFNIYIRVEKPDSNVFSAQVLTSQMIKIEVNKKDLGVGTYEFDMIYKD; encoded by the coding sequence TTGAAAAGATATAGATGGATTCTATTTGTTAGTATTTGTATCAGTATGGGTAGTGCTCTTTTTGGTTTTGCAAATTCTAATGAAGTATTAAAAGGTCACTGGGCTGAAAAATTAATAAAACAAGATTTTATAAAAGCACATTGCCAATATTTATATGATCAAAATCATTTTATATTAAAACCTGATGAAGAAATTTATGAGGAAAAATTTATTTGTTCTTTATATAGTATTTTAAATAAAGAATATCCCAAAAGTTATACAGATGCTATAGAGTATTTTGTTTCTAAAAAAATAATACAAAAAGATCAAGTACATATCCATAAAGCATTAGATCGTAAAACAGCAATAAGATGGATGGTAGATGTATATAGACAAGAAAAGGAGATAAAAGATACTACAAATATTCAAAATCCATTTATAGATTTGAATGTATTAGAAACACAATATAAAGAATCAATCTTAGAAGCTTATCATTACGGTTGGGTTAGTGGCTATGCAGATTATACATTTAGACCGAATGAAAAAATGACCCAAATACAAGCTATTTTATTATTAGAAAGATTAGAAGGTGAATTAAAAGTGATAGATCATAAAATTCCATTTCATATTATAGACAAACAAAGTACAAATAATTATATGAAAAATGATATGATAATAGATGAAGGAAAAGAAAAAGTAAATATCACCATTGTTCAATCTTTTCCAACACCTGGATATGATATAGATGTAGATAAAATTGAAAAAAATAAAAATGGAATATTTAATATTTATATTCGTGTTGAAAAACCAGATTCAAATGTATTTTCAGCACAAGTACTCACATCACAAATGATAAAAATAGAAGTCAATAAAAAGGATTTAGGTGTAGGTACTTATGAATTTGACATGATCTATAAAGATTAA
- the uvrC gene encoding excinuclease ABC subunit UvrC gives MFDIKEQLKKLPDKPGVYLMKDKKDEIIYVGKAISLKNRVRQYFQSSKNHAPKVVAMVSNICEFEYIITDSEVEALILESNLIKKHRPKYNILLRDDKQYPYIKVTLGEKYPRILKTRRIVKDKAKYFGPYIHVGAVNQTIEMLKTLYPIRSCNKNIEKNKDRPCLNFHIHKCIGPCTGNIEDQQYMKMIDEIILFLSGKYEALEKKIEEKMKEAASDMNFEKAAEYRDQISAIHSIMEKQKIVSSSEVDQDLIAMAKGVEDVCVMIFFVRGGKLIGREHYMMDGKEESREEIMSAFIKQFYAEVAFVPKEILIDEKIEDEELISRWLSTKKDEKVMIRHPQRGEKKALLDLVYKNAVEVLEQFREKLIRDREKSEGAMNLLGKCLGLKNPPFRIESFDISNIQGVHSVASMVVFENGKPKYSDYRRFKIKTIEGPNDYGSMQEVIYRRFKRGLEEKENMKEKGIIDDLGKFSKFPDLLLIDGGQGHVHAVLQVLYALGISIPTAGMVKDDYHRTRDLFYEDELLSIYEKKDVFQFIGKIQEETHRFAITYHKSLRGKTMTQSILEEIPEIGEKRKKVLLKHFGSVKRIKEASLDELSQVEGMNQRAAQNIKNYFKNEKGVDK, from the coding sequence ATGTTTGACATAAAAGAACAACTAAAAAAGCTACCAGACAAGCCTGGTGTTTATTTGATGAAGGATAAAAAAGATGAAATTATTTATGTAGGAAAAGCAATTTCATTAAAAAATAGAGTGAGGCAATATTTTCAGTCCTCTAAAAATCATGCTCCAAAGGTAGTGGCTATGGTTTCTAATATATGTGAGTTTGAATATATCATTACGGATTCAGAAGTAGAGGCATTGATTCTAGAGAGTAATTTGATTAAAAAGCATAGACCTAAATATAATATTTTACTTCGTGATGACAAGCAGTATCCTTATATTAAAGTGACATTAGGAGAGAAGTATCCAAGGATTTTAAAGACAAGAAGAATTGTCAAAGATAAAGCCAAGTATTTTGGGCCTTATATTCATGTAGGAGCAGTCAATCAAACCATTGAAATGTTAAAGACGTTGTATCCTATTAGAAGTTGTAATAAAAATATTGAAAAAAATAAGGATCGGCCTTGTTTAAATTTTCATATTCATAAATGTATAGGTCCTTGTACAGGAAATATAGAGGATCAACAATATATGAAAATGATTGATGAAATTATATTGTTTTTAAGTGGAAAATATGAAGCTTTAGAAAAAAAGATAGAAGAAAAAATGAAAGAAGCAGCATCAGATATGAATTTTGAAAAAGCAGCAGAGTATAGAGATCAAATAAGTGCTATTCATAGCATTATGGAAAAACAAAAAATTGTTTCATCTTCAGAGGTAGATCAAGATTTGATTGCAATGGCAAAAGGGGTAGAAGATGTATGTGTAATGATTTTCTTTGTGAGAGGTGGAAAACTCATAGGAAGAGAACATTATATGATGGATGGAAAAGAAGAGAGTAGAGAGGAAATTATGAGTGCGTTTATCAAGCAATTTTATGCAGAAGTTGCCTTTGTTCCTAAAGAAATTTTAATAGATGAAAAAATAGAAGATGAAGAATTAATCAGTAGATGGCTTTCTACAAAAAAAGATGAAAAAGTTATGATTAGACATCCACAAAGGGGTGAGAAAAAAGCATTATTAGATTTGGTATATAAAAATGCAGTAGAAGTTTTAGAACAATTTAGAGAAAAATTAATAAGAGATAGAGAAAAAAGTGAAGGAGCTATGAACCTTTTAGGAAAATGTTTAGGTCTTAAAAATCCTCCCTTTAGAATTGAATCCTTTGATATTTCTAATATACAAGGAGTTCATTCTGTGGCTTCTATGGTAGTATTTGAAAATGGAAAACCAAAGTATAGTGATTATAGAAGGTTTAAAATAAAAACAATAGAAGGGCCTAATGACTATGGAAGTATGCAGGAGGTTATCTATAGAAGATTTAAAAGAGGCTTAGAAGAAAAAGAAAATATGAAAGAAAAAGGAATTATAGATGATTTAGGTAAATTTTCTAAGTTTCCAGATTTATTATTAATAGATGGTGGACAAGGACATGTACATGCAGTATTACAAGTTTTATATGCACTAGGGATTTCTATTCCTACAGCAGGAATGGTAAAGGATGATTACCATAGAACAAGGGATTTATTTTATGAAGATGAGCTTTTATCTATTTATGAAAAAAAGGATGTATTTCAGTTTATAGGTAAAATACAAGAGGAGACTCATAGATTTGCTATTACTTATCATAAAAGCTTAAGAGGAAAAACTATGACTCAGTCTATATTAGAAGAAATACCTGAAATTGGAGAAAAAAGAAAAAAGGTGCTTTTGAAGCATTTTGGATCAGTAAAAAGAATTAAAGAAGCTTCTTTAGATGAATTGTCTCAAGTAGAGGGAATGAACCAAAGAGCTGCACAAAATATAAAAAATTATTTTAAAAATGAAAAAGGAGTAGATAAATAG
- the hprK gene encoding HPr(Ser) kinase/phosphatase: MEYVTIDDMIEDLNLEVIYEPDESDVRIDVSEINRPGLQLAGFYQYFAYERVQVIGMVEWEYFNILNHDIRTKRVERLFSHHIPCMIIARNMEVHEECLEAAKKFKRHLLRTEVSTTKFMSQLTNYLDDKLAPVITRHGVLVDVYGIGILIIGESGIGKSETALELIKRGHRLVADDAVEIKKTDNNSLQGTAPELTKHFMELRGIGILDIQHLYGVGAVRDKKTIELVIEMENWNPEKQYDRLGIDEEFVEILGVDVYKLTIPIKPGRNLAIIIEAAARNHRQKRMGYNAAEILNERFVEIAQKSRR; the protein is encoded by the coding sequence ATGGAGTATGTAACCATTGATGATATGATTGAAGATTTAAATCTAGAAGTAATTTATGAGCCAGATGAGTCAGATGTTCGAATCGATGTGAGTGAAATTAATAGACCAGGTCTTCAATTAGCTGGATTTTATCAATATTTTGCTTATGAAAGAGTACAAGTCATAGGGATGGTAGAGTGGGAATATTTTAATATATTGAATCATGATATAAGAACAAAAAGAGTGGAAAGATTATTTTCGCATCATATTCCATGTATGATTATTGCAAGAAATATGGAGGTTCATGAGGAATGCTTAGAAGCAGCTAAAAAATTTAAAAGACATTTATTAAGAACAGAAGTAAGTACCACAAAATTTATGAGTCAGCTTACCAATTATTTAGATGATAAATTAGCTCCTGTAATTACTAGACATGGAGTATTAGTAGATGTGTATGGAATAGGGATTTTAATTATAGGAGAAAGTGGTATCGGGAAAAGTGAAACAGCACTAGAACTCATCAAAAGAGGACATAGATTGGTAGCAGATGATGCAGTAGAGATTAAAAAAACAGATAACAATTCTTTGCAAGGAACTGCACCAGAGCTTACAAAGCATTTTATGGAATTAAGAGGTATTGGCATATTAGATATTCAGCATCTTTATGGAGTAGGAGCAGTGAGAGATAAAAAAACCATTGAACTAGTGATAGAAATGGAGAACTGGAATCCAGAAAAACAATATGATCGATTAGGAATTGATGAGGAGTTTGTAGAAATTTTAGGAGTAGATGTGTATAAACTAACGATTCCTATTAAGCCAGGAAGAAATTTAGCTATTATCATAGAAGCAGCAGCAAGAAATCATAGACAAAAAAGAATGGGATACAATGCAGCAGAAATATTAAATGAAAGATTTGTAGAGATTGCACAAAAAAGCAGGAGGTAA
- a CDS encoding ArsR/SmtB family transcription factor, with the protein MDINNMQVKVLKALAHPTRLKIVKKLLKGTLCVCELNEDIDFSQSNLSQHLKILKEANILMQEKDGLRVNYSIKSEEVVQLIDIVEKIVEKEIKNLTKQIRGD; encoded by the coding sequence ATGGATATAAATAATATGCAGGTAAAAGTATTAAAAGCGTTAGCTCATCCAACTAGGTTAAAAATAGTAAAAAAATTATTAAAAGGAACATTATGTGTCTGTGAACTTAATGAAGATATTGATTTTAGCCAATCTAATCTTTCACAGCATTTAAAGATTTTAAAAGAGGCAAATATATTGATGCAAGAAAAAGATGGGTTACGAGTTAATTATAGTATTAAGAGTGAAGAAGTTGTTCAATTGATTGATATTGTTGAAAAGATTGTTGAAAAAGAAATAAAAAATCTTACAAAACAAATAAGGGGTGATTAA
- a CDS encoding permease, giving the protein MKLLKWITEIFKFSWLDQLVQKLVENVFGISMNTNLGLSIHFFIYDTIKIIILLSIMIFVISYIRSYFPPEKTKKILSRFSGITGNIMASLLGIVTPFCSCSSVPIFIGFVEAGVPLGLTFSFLITSPIVNEAAFAILLASFGVKVAVVYVITGVVVGVVGGLVIGGLHLEKEVEEYVYEIQMGEVAIDELNRKERFQFAIDNVVDIVKRIWIYLIIGIGIGAFIHGWAPAPLLAKYAGPNNPFAVIVAVVFGIPLYSNALGTIPIAEALINKGVGIGTALSFMMAVTALSLPEIILLRKIIKPKLIKAFVIITGIGIIFVGYLFNVVAHLLV; this is encoded by the coding sequence ATTAAATTGTTAAAATGGATTACTGAAATATTTAAGTTTTCATGGTTAGATCAGTTGGTTCAAAAATTAGTGGAAAATGTATTTGGTATTTCTATGAATACAAATTTAGGTTTAAGTATACATTTTTTTATCTATGATACTATTAAGATTATTATTTTGCTTAGCATTATGATTTTTGTAATATCTTATATTAGAAGCTATTTTCCTCCTGAAAAAACAAAAAAAATATTAAGTAGATTTAGTGGAATTACAGGAAATATTATGGCATCTCTTTTGGGAATTGTGACTCCATTTTGTTCTTGTTCATCTGTTCCTATTTTTATAGGGTTTGTGGAAGCTGGAGTTCCATTAGGACTTACTTTTTCCTTTTTAATTACATCACCTATTGTAAATGAGGCAGCTTTTGCAATACTTTTGGCTTCATTTGGAGTAAAGGTTGCAGTAGTTTATGTGATTACAGGAGTAGTAGTAGGTGTGGTTGGAGGATTGGTCATAGGAGGACTTCATTTAGAAAAAGAAGTGGAAGAATATGTATATGAAATACAAATGGGTGAAGTAGCAATCGATGAATTAAATCGTAAAGAAAGATTTCAATTTGCAATAGATAATGTAGTAGACATTGTAAAAAGAATATGGATTTATTTGATTATAGGTATTGGGATTGGGGCTTTTATTCATGGATGGGCTCCAGCACCACTTCTTGCAAAATATGCAGGTCCTAATAATCCATTTGCAGTAATTGTAGCTGTAGTGTTTGGTATACCCCTTTATTCTAATGCTTTAGGAACGATTCCTATTGCTGAGGCTCTTATCAATAAAGGAGTAGGAATTGGTACAGCTCTATCTTTTATGATGGCAGTTACAGCTTTATCCCTACCAGAAATTATTCTTTTAAGAAAAATAATCAAACCAAAATTAATCAAAGCTTTTGTAATTATTACAGGAATAGGAATTATTTTTGTTGGGTATTTATTTAATGTAGTAGCACATCTATTGGTATAA
- a CDS encoding thioredoxin family protein: MNIKILGSGCANCKKLEENAKEAVKELGLENVTIEKVEDIPSIMKYGVMKTPALVVDEQVKIMGKVAKPNEIKKLIQK; encoded by the coding sequence ATGAATATTAAAATTTTAGGAAGTGGTTGTGCAAATTGCAAAAAATTAGAAGAAAATGCAAAAGAAGCTGTAAAAGAGTTAGGATTAGAAAATGTAACCATTGAAAAAGTAGAAGATATTCCAAGTATTATGAAATATGGAGTGATGAAAACTCCTGCATTAGTAGTAGATGAACAAGTAAAGATCATGGGAAAAGTAGCTAAACCTAATGAAATTAAAAAACTAATTCAAAAGTAG
- a CDS encoding metallophosphoesterase family protein encodes MRIAMITDIHSNIFALEAVLKDIKNKGVDCIYCLGDLVGYGPFPNEVIHLIRERNIPTVQGNYDQSVGEELFACGCDYKDDESMALGTKSLYWTQENTTEENKSWLRALPQRIELQVKGRKILLVHGSPRRNNEYLYEDAKELEEIADMVHADIMVCGHTHKPFYKKINGLDVINAGSVGKPKHGNPNATYMIIGIEESHITTKIIEVIYDYEKMAQAIEDSEIPNEFAQKIRKGIS; translated from the coding sequence ATGCGTATAGCTATGATTACAGATATTCATTCTAATATCTTTGCATTAGAAGCAGTCCTTAAAGATATAAAAAACAAAGGAGTAGATTGTATCTATTGTTTAGGAGATTTAGTAGGATATGGTCCTTTTCCAAATGAAGTGATTCATTTAATCAGAGAAAGAAATATTCCTACTGTACAAGGAAATTATGACCAAAGTGTAGGAGAAGAGTTGTTTGCCTGTGGATGTGATTATAAAGATGATGAATCTATGGCATTGGGAACAAAATCTTTATATTGGACACAAGAAAATACAACAGAAGAAAACAAAAGTTGGCTGAGAGCATTGCCTCAAAGAATAGAACTTCAAGTAAAAGGGCGTAAGATCTTACTTGTACATGGAAGTCCTAGAAGAAATAATGAATATCTTTATGAAGACGCTAAAGAATTAGAAGAAATTGCAGATATGGTTCATGCAGATATTATGGTGTGTGGCCATACTCATAAACCCTTTTATAAAAAAATCAATGGTTTAGATGTGATCAATGCAGGAAGTGTAGGTAAACCAAAGCACGGAAATCCAAATGCTACGTATATGATTATAGGTATAGAGGAAAGTCATATAACAACCAAGATTATTGAAGTGATTTATGATTATGAAAAAATGGCTCAAGCTATAGAGGATAGTGAAATTCCAAATGAATTTGCGCAAAAAATAAGAAAAGGAATATCGTAA
- a CDS encoding complex I 24 kDa subunit family protein: protein MAKNIFTEENFLKLEEVIQKHREQKGALIPVLNDAQKIFGCLPMEVQKKISEGLHIPLAEIYGVVTFYAQFSIEPKGEYTIGVCLGTACYVKGSQKILDKIQKELNVEVGKTSADGKFTLEATRCIGACGLAPVITVNEDVYGRLVESDIPAILKKY, encoded by the coding sequence ATGGCAAAGAATATTTTTACAGAAGAAAATTTTTTAAAGTTAGAGGAAGTTATTCAAAAGCATAGAGAACAAAAAGGTGCCTTGATTCCTGTTTTAAATGATGCACAAAAAATATTTGGGTGTTTACCTATGGAGGTACAAAAGAAGATATCAGAAGGACTTCATATTCCATTAGCAGAAATTTATGGAGTTGTTACATTTTATGCCCAATTTTCAATAGAGCCAAAAGGAGAATATACAATCGGTGTCTGTTTAGGAACGGCTTGTTATGTTAAGGGATCACAAAAGATATTAGATAAAATACAAAAAGAGTTAAATGTAGAAGTTGGGAAAACTTCAGCAGATGGAAAATTCACATTAGAAGCAACTAGATGTATAGGAGCTTGTGGACTAGCACCTGTGATTACTGTAAATGAAGATGTGTATGGAAGACTAGTGGAATCTGATATACCGGCAATACTCAAAAAGTATTAA
- a CDS encoding (2Fe-2S) ferredoxin domain-containing protein, whose amino-acid sequence MKSLEELEKIREEAWREVDIRCERERTKIVVGMDTCGIAAGARDVLIALLEEVKLQNIKDVVVSQTGCIGVCKLEPMVEVYKPNEEKVTYIEMTPQKIKKVVQDHILNGKIVQEYTINAAK is encoded by the coding sequence ATGAAATCATTAGAAGAATTAGAAAAAATTCGTGAAGAAGCATGGCGTGAAGTTGACATTAGATGTGAGAGAGAAAGAACAAAAATTGTTGTAGGAATGGATACTTGTGGAATAGCTGCTGGGGCAAGAGATGTTTTGATTGCTCTTTTAGAAGAGGTCAAGCTTCAAAATATTAAGGATGTAGTAGTATCTCAAACAGGATGTATTGGTGTATGTAAATTAGAACCTATGGTAGAAGTATATAAACCAAATGAAGAAAAGGTTACTTATATAGAGATGACTCCACAAAAGATCAAAAAAGTAGTACAAGATCATATTTTAAATGGAAAAATAGTACAGGAGTACACCATTAACGCAGCAAAGTAA